In Pseudomonas rhizosphaerae, one DNA window encodes the following:
- the phnX gene encoding phosphonoacetaldehyde hydrolase produces MHYQFPTCLQAAILDWAGTVVDFGSFAPTRIFVEAFATFDIELSLDEARGPMGMGKWEHIRTLCDQPDIAARYKRRFGRLPTDADVTAIYEQFMPLQIANVGMHSALIPGALDAIEQMRQAGLKIGTTSGYPKQVMDHVVALAAVAGYQPDHVVAADELPTGRPGPAQALANVIALSISDVAACVKVDDTLPGILEGRSAGMWTVGLRFSGNFLGLDYPAYQALTLPQLEEHRLRIDALFAPARPHYLIDTIADLPELIHQINDCMARGDNPASR; encoded by the coding sequence ATGCACTATCAATTCCCTACCTGTTTGCAAGCTGCAATCCTTGACTGGGCTGGCACCGTCGTTGATTTCGGCTCCTTTGCGCCCACTAGAATCTTCGTTGAGGCGTTCGCCACTTTCGACATCGAGCTAAGCCTTGATGAAGCCCGAGGCCCTATGGGCATGGGTAAATGGGAGCATATTCGCACCCTGTGCGATCAGCCGGATATCGCGGCGCGCTACAAGCGACGATTTGGCCGACTGCCGACTGATGCCGACGTGACAGCCATCTACGAACAGTTCATGCCGCTGCAGATTGCCAACGTCGGCATGCACAGCGCACTCATTCCCGGCGCGCTGGATGCCATTGAGCAAATGCGTCAAGCCGGACTGAAAATCGGTACGACCTCGGGTTACCCCAAGCAGGTCATGGATCACGTAGTGGCTCTGGCAGCAGTGGCCGGCTACCAACCCGATCACGTAGTGGCGGCTGACGAGCTGCCCACCGGTCGACCTGGCCCTGCTCAAGCGCTAGCCAACGTGATTGCCTTGAGCATCAGTGACGTCGCCGCCTGTGTGAAAGTTGACGACACTTTGCCTGGCATTCTCGAAGGCCGCAGTGCCGGGATGTGGACGGTCGGCTTGCGCTTCTCCGGTAACTTCCTCGGCCTGGATTACCCAGCCTACCAAGCGCTGACGCTACCTCAGCTTGAAGAACACAGGCTGCGCATTGATGCCCTGTTTGCGCCGGCGCGCCCGCACTACCTGATCGACACCATTGCTGATCTCCCCGAGCTCATCCACCAGATTAACGACTGCATGGCCCGTGGCGATAACCCTGCCAGCCGGTGA
- a CDS encoding TIGR03364 family FAD-dependent oxidoreductase, with translation MNQCESDLLVVGAGILGLSHAHAAAKRGLKVRVFERSASPIGASVRNFGQALVTGQPPGVMLDLARASRSIWADWSAPAGFELKRNGSLLFARTEAEENLLVAFCAGRAQEHDYRVELLRGQQLGDLYGGQFSHHRAALHGFDDQQLYSREAIPKLVNYLQRALGVEFHFSTLVNGVEPGKLQSTAGTFRGQQIVVCSGHDYLTLLDEPMAALKPQVCRLQMLRARPESNLNLQHSVLTGLSCVHYGAFSDLPEAAAIREEIQRDNPHLEEHGIHLLVSPTPYGELIIGDSHDYGTDASPFNAEQVDQWMLELAENTLGCKIQIVERWQGVYGAKGPNPFSRLDIAPGLSATLMHSGVGMSVGPALGERAVAAMFGEPS, from the coding sequence ATGAATCAGTGCGAAAGCGATCTACTGGTTGTAGGTGCAGGCATCCTCGGACTCTCCCATGCCCATGCTGCCGCCAAGCGCGGGCTGAAAGTGCGTGTGTTCGAGCGCTCGGCCAGCCCGATTGGCGCGTCGGTGAGAAATTTCGGTCAAGCCCTTGTAACCGGTCAACCGCCCGGCGTGATGCTCGACCTGGCAAGAGCCAGCCGCAGTATCTGGGCCGACTGGAGCGCTCCGGCAGGCTTCGAACTCAAGCGCAACGGTTCACTACTGTTCGCCCGCACCGAAGCTGAAGAGAATCTGCTGGTAGCGTTCTGTGCAGGACGCGCGCAAGAGCACGATTACCGGGTGGAATTGTTGCGCGGGCAGCAACTGGGCGACCTGTATGGCGGCCAGTTCAGCCACCACCGGGCTGCCCTACACGGCTTTGATGACCAGCAGCTTTACTCGCGCGAAGCCATACCAAAACTGGTCAACTATCTGCAACGCGCGCTAGGCGTCGAGTTTCACTTCTCGACGCTGGTTAACGGTGTCGAACCAGGAAAACTCCAGAGCACTGCCGGTACATTTCGTGGCCAGCAGATTGTGGTTTGCTCCGGCCATGACTACCTGACTCTGCTGGATGAGCCAATGGCTGCGCTAAAACCTCAGGTATGCCGCTTACAGATGCTCCGCGCTCGACCTGAATCGAACTTGAATCTGCAGCACTCCGTGCTCACCGGCCTTAGCTGCGTTCACTACGGAGCGTTCTCGGATCTACCGGAAGCCGCCGCTATCCGCGAAGAGATTCAGCGCGACAATCCGCATCTGGAAGAACACGGTATCCACCTGCTGGTCAGCCCGACACCTTATGGCGAGCTGATCATCGGCGATTCGCATGATTACGGTACCGATGCTTCACCGTTCAATGCGGAACAGGTGGATCAATGGATGCTGGAGCTTGCCGAGAACACTCTGGGCTGCAAAATTCAGATAGTGGAACGTTGGCAAGGCGTATATGGGGCAAAGGGGCCGAACCCTTTTTCACGATTGGATATCGCACCTGGCTTGAGTGCAACGTTGATGCACAGTGGGGTCGGCATGAGCGTGGGGCCCGCATTGGGTGAGCGCGCAGTGGCAGCTATGTTCGGTGAGCCAAGCTGA
- a CDS encoding LysR family transcriptional regulator, producing MLSAELKAFYTVARLGSVTQAAKKLGLSQPTVTTQIRQLESRYSVELFYRGGRRLTVSDDGARLLPKVKILLQQEADIEFHLRNCGEARGALRIGATAPYYILDLVKSFRERLPQIEVSVEIGNSQDVLEALEEYRVDLAASSQLVSDPRLTHLVLGTDPLVLAVHKQHPLAQHDCVPPSALAGQCLLMREYGSTTRTLTEEFLSAHQISPGMQLEIGSRESIREAVLRNIGVSMIACQEVPVNPDLRVIAIEGAPQIAEYLYCLKDRRQARLPAAFLEVARDSIAR from the coding sequence ATGCTGAGTGCAGAGCTCAAGGCTTTCTATACCGTTGCTCGCTTGGGTAGCGTGACTCAAGCCGCCAAGAAACTCGGTCTAAGCCAGCCCACTGTGACCACACAGATTCGCCAGCTCGAAAGCCGATATTCAGTTGAGTTGTTCTATCGGGGAGGACGTCGTTTGACTGTCAGCGATGACGGCGCGCGACTGCTGCCCAAAGTCAAAATACTGCTGCAGCAGGAAGCGGATATCGAGTTCCACTTGCGAAACTGCGGCGAGGCCCGAGGTGCCTTGAGGATCGGGGCCACAGCGCCTTACTACATCCTTGACCTGGTAAAATCGTTTCGCGAGCGGCTTCCACAGATTGAAGTGTCGGTAGAAATCGGTAACTCACAGGATGTTCTTGAAGCACTTGAGGAATACCGGGTAGATCTTGCGGCCTCGTCGCAGTTGGTAAGCGATCCCCGCCTGACACACTTGGTGCTCGGCACTGATCCGCTGGTGCTGGCCGTCCACAAGCAGCATCCATTAGCCCAGCATGACTGCGTGCCGCCCAGTGCGCTGGCCGGTCAATGTCTGCTAATGCGCGAATATGGCTCGACAACCAGAACGCTAACCGAGGAGTTTCTGAGCGCTCACCAGATCAGCCCCGGCATGCAGTTGGAAATCGGGAGCCGCGAATCCATTCGCGAAGCGGTGCTGCGCAATATCGGGGTCAGCATGATCGCTTGCCAAGAGGTACCGGTTAATCCGGATCTGCGGGTTATTGCCATCGAGGGTGCGCCGCAGATCGCAGAATATTTGTACTGCCTCAAGGATCGAAGGCAGGCACGCCTGCCCGCTGCCTTTCTCGAGGTTGCTCGCGACAGCATTGCCCGCTAA
- a CDS encoding putative 2-aminoethylphosphonate ABC transporter substrate-binding protein, producing the protein MFKPLALAAVLAGFSLHASAATELTVYTALEAEQLQTYKKAFEKANPDVEIKWVRDSTGIITAKLLAEKARPQADAVWGLAASSLAILDQQGMLEAYSPKDLPKIGAKYRDPANPPAWVGMDVWAATICFNTIEAEKQNLPRPTSWQDLTNPVYRGKIVMPNPASSGTGFLDVSAWLQTFGEPQGWKYMDDLHQNIGQYVHSGSKPCKMAAAGEFPIGISFEYPAVQLKRQGAPLDIVLPKEGLGWEIEATAVIKGTSHPEAAKRLADFSASAAGMDLYKENFAVLAQEGLAKPPTELPADYEQRLIKNDFAWASKERDNILAEWRKRYDGKSAKQ; encoded by the coding sequence ATGTTCAAGCCCCTTGCCCTCGCCGCCGTACTCGCAGGCTTCAGCCTCCACGCCAGCGCCGCTACTGAACTCACTGTGTATACCGCACTGGAAGCAGAGCAACTGCAGACCTATAAAAAAGCTTTTGAGAAGGCCAACCCGGATGTCGAAATAAAATGGGTACGGGATTCAACCGGGATCATCACCGCGAAACTGCTTGCTGAAAAAGCTCGCCCGCAAGCCGATGCGGTATGGGGTCTAGCAGCTTCGAGCCTGGCAATTCTCGATCAGCAGGGCATGCTTGAAGCGTATTCGCCAAAGGATTTGCCGAAGATCGGCGCCAAGTATCGTGACCCGGCTAACCCACCGGCTTGGGTCGGCATGGATGTCTGGGCCGCCACCATTTGCTTCAACACGATTGAAGCCGAAAAGCAGAATCTGCCACGTCCCACCAGTTGGCAAGATCTGACCAACCCGGTTTATCGCGGCAAAATCGTAATGCCAAACCCGGCCTCATCCGGCACAGGTTTTCTCGACGTCAGTGCCTGGCTGCAGACCTTTGGTGAGCCTCAAGGCTGGAAGTACATGGATGATCTGCACCAGAACATTGGTCAGTACGTTCACTCTGGTTCAAAGCCTTGCAAGATGGCCGCAGCGGGTGAGTTCCCAATCGGCATTTCATTCGAGTACCCGGCAGTACAGCTAAAACGTCAGGGCGCCCCGCTAGACATCGTCCTGCCAAAAGAAGGCTTGGGCTGGGAGATTGAAGCGACTGCAGTGATCAAAGGCACCTCTCACCCAGAAGCGGCCAAGCGTCTGGCTGACTTCTCGGCCAGCGCTGCCGGCATGGATCTGTACAAGGAAAACTTTGCAGTGCTGGCCCAGGAAGGCCTGGCAAAACCACCTACCGAACTGCCTGCCGACTACGAGCAGCGCCTGATCAAAAACGATTTCGCTTGGGCTTCGAAAGAACGCGACAACATTTTGGCTGAATGGCGCAAACGCTATGACGGCAAATCGGCCAAGCAGTAA
- a CDS encoding putative 2-aminoethylphosphonate ABC transporter permease subunit: MRTSSLSISGVNRVRNVSRAEWGDRLFVIGGKVLLLISLAIALLLPLLAIFWRGFSEDAGQGGGLAAARDLLSSDNFHWLLGNSLRVSFSVAFIVVPLAYLFAYALQRTLIPAKGLWRGISLLPLLAPSMLPAIALIYLFGNQGLLRSLLTDNIYGFWGIVIGEVIYTFPHALMILLSALSLTDARLFDAASSMGASPWRSFHSITWPATRQAVFAAFCLVFTLTITDFGVPVVVGGDYQVLAIEAYKAVVGQQQFGRGALIGMVLLVPALLSFGVDAWLRRRQSASMSGRAQIFQPEPSKWRDGCYLLVVMLICACLLAVLGMAVFSSLVKFWPYNLSLSLKHYLFNETAGGGWLAYRNSLVLATCSAVIGSILIFTGAYLMEKTRGQTGLNLALRMLTFIPMAVPGLVLGLGYVFFFNLPENPLHSLYGSMALLVICTVAHYLTTAHMTATTALRQLDSEFEAAALSLKAPLYRHYLRVTLPICLPALLDIIRYLFVSAMTTVSAAIFLYSPDSILAAVAVLNMDDAGNVGGAAAMSTLILFTSAGVSLLLAWVSRGLLRRSQAWRQTAPSH, translated from the coding sequence ATGCGCACGTCAAGCCTGTCGATAAGTGGCGTAAACCGGGTGCGAAACGTCTCCCGTGCCGAATGGGGCGACCGGTTGTTTGTGATCGGAGGCAAGGTGCTGCTTTTGATCTCCTTGGCGATCGCATTACTGCTGCCATTGCTGGCGATTTTCTGGCGGGGTTTCAGCGAAGATGCAGGGCAAGGTGGTGGACTGGCTGCTGCCCGCGACCTGCTGAGCAGCGACAATTTTCACTGGCTGCTCGGTAACAGCCTGCGCGTTTCCTTCAGCGTCGCATTCATCGTCGTGCCGCTCGCCTACCTGTTCGCCTATGCACTTCAACGAACCCTGATTCCTGCCAAGGGCTTGTGGCGTGGAATATCTCTGCTACCCCTTCTTGCCCCGTCGATGCTGCCTGCCATCGCACTGATCTATCTTTTTGGCAACCAGGGCCTGCTGCGTAGCCTTCTGACGGACAACATCTACGGGTTCTGGGGAATTGTTATCGGCGAGGTGATTTACACCTTTCCACATGCCCTGATGATTTTGCTTTCTGCGCTTTCCTTGACTGATGCACGTTTGTTCGACGCTGCGTCAAGCATGGGTGCCAGTCCTTGGCGTTCATTTCACAGCATCACCTGGCCAGCCACTCGACAGGCTGTATTCGCCGCGTTCTGCCTGGTATTTACCCTGACCATCACCGACTTCGGTGTGCCCGTGGTCGTCGGTGGGGATTATCAGGTATTGGCCATTGAGGCCTACAAAGCCGTGGTCGGTCAGCAACAGTTTGGCCGAGGCGCCCTGATCGGCATGGTTCTGTTGGTACCAGCGCTCTTGAGCTTCGGGGTCGACGCGTGGTTGCGACGGCGGCAAAGCGCCTCCATGAGTGGTCGCGCGCAGATCTTTCAGCCCGAGCCCTCAAAATGGCGAGATGGCTGTTACCTGTTGGTTGTCATGCTCATCTGCGCTTGCTTGCTGGCGGTGCTGGGGATGGCGGTATTCTCTTCCTTGGTTAAGTTCTGGCCCTACAACCTTTCGTTGTCGCTCAAACACTACCTGTTCAATGAAACGGCAGGCGGTGGATGGCTGGCGTACCGAAACAGCTTGGTGTTGGCGACCTGCAGCGCGGTGATAGGGAGCATTCTGATCTTCACCGGTGCCTACCTTATGGAGAAAACCCGTGGGCAAACCGGACTCAATCTGGCTTTACGGATGCTTACCTTCATACCCATGGCTGTGCCGGGGCTCGTTCTCGGCCTGGGCTACGTGTTTTTCTTCAACCTGCCTGAAAACCCGTTGCACAGTCTGTACGGAAGCATGGCGTTGCTGGTGATTTGCACAGTCGCTCATTACCTGACCACCGCACATATGACTGCTACCACTGCCCTGCGCCAGCTGGACAGTGAATTCGAAGCAGCAGCTCTTTCCCTCAAGGCCCCGCTGTATCGGCACTACCTGCGCGTCACATTGCCAATTTGCTTACCGGCATTGCTGGACATCATCCGCTATTTATTCGTCTCGGCGATGACCACCGTTTCAGCCGCCATCTTCCTTTACTCGCCAGACAGCATCCTCGCCGCAGTGGCCGTACTCAACATGGACGACGCGGGCAATGTGGGCGGCGCAGCCGCCATGTCGACGCTGATCCTGTTCACCTCGGCAGGCGTTTCACTTCTGCTCGCCTGGGTTTCTCGCGGGTTGCTGCGACGTTCACAAGCCTGGCGCCAGACCGCGCCGTCCCACTGA
- a CDS encoding putative 2-aminoethylphosphonate ABC transporter ATP-binding protein — MLRSTPTKQASPGVRVQVAGMHKSFGAFKALDDVSLEISPGELVCLLGPSGCGKTTLLRCIAGLERQNHGAIFMGSRDVSILAPQARDYGIVFQSYALFPNLSVEQNIGYGLAGSARDIVRRRVADMLDLVGLTGSEKKFPGQLSGGQQQRVALARALAPAPSLLLLDEPMSALDAQVREHLCTELRTLQQRLGITTLMVTHNQEEAMLMADRIAVMNEGRIEQYATPQSIYENPETPFVANFVGQGNWLSFEANGNSHAQVGALQLRLADTVPNRASGRLFCRPESICVNPVQSEENLFAAQMREVTFLGNRCRMSFEFDNLPGQPLTAEISARHLPSLGTAHIKVALPPHSLQVFT, encoded by the coding sequence ATGCTGCGTTCCACTCCAACCAAACAAGCCTCTCCGGGCGTGCGAGTACAAGTTGCTGGCATGCACAAAAGCTTTGGCGCGTTCAAGGCGCTGGATGACGTATCGCTGGAAATCTCGCCTGGCGAGCTAGTGTGCCTGCTTGGCCCGTCCGGGTGCGGGAAGACCACCCTGTTGCGTTGCATAGCAGGCCTGGAGCGGCAGAACCATGGGGCCATTTTCATGGGTTCCAGAGATGTCTCTATCCTCGCGCCTCAAGCCAGGGACTACGGCATCGTCTTCCAGTCGTATGCCTTGTTCCCCAACCTTAGCGTCGAGCAGAACATCGGCTACGGCTTGGCAGGCAGCGCGCGGGATATCGTGCGCCGAAGGGTTGCCGACATGCTTGATCTGGTGGGGCTCACCGGCAGCGAGAAAAAGTTTCCCGGCCAGCTTTCCGGCGGCCAACAGCAGCGCGTAGCCCTGGCGCGCGCGCTAGCACCGGCGCCCTCGTTACTGCTGCTGGACGAACCCATGTCAGCCCTCGACGCTCAAGTCCGGGAACATCTGTGCACCGAGTTACGCACCCTACAACAGCGGCTTGGCATAACCACTCTGATGGTCACGCACAATCAGGAAGAAGCCATGCTCATGGCGGATCGGATTGCAGTGATGAACGAGGGCCGAATTGAGCAATACGCCACCCCGCAATCGATCTATGAAAACCCCGAAACGCCTTTTGTCGCCAATTTCGTGGGTCAGGGCAACTGGCTAAGCTTTGAAGCAAATGGCAACAGTCACGCTCAGGTAGGCGCACTGCAGTTGCGCTTGGCAGATACCGTCCCGAATCGTGCAAGCGGGCGACTGTTCTGCCGTCCTGAGTCAATCTGTGTGAATCCCGTGCAGTCTGAGGAAAACCTCTTTGCGGCACAGATGCGGGAAGTAACCTTCCTCGGTAACCGGTGCCGAATGAGTTTTGAATTCGACAACCTGCCAGGGCAGCCACTCACCGCCGAAATCAGCGCACGTCATTTGCCTTCGCTCGGCACGGCCCATATTAAAGTGGCGTTGCCTCCCCACAGCCTTCAGGTCTTTACCTGA
- a CDS encoding YqaA family protein, producing MFELTSYLGLFLAAFGAATLLPMQSEAVLVGMLLSDRYVISTLLAVAIVGNVLGSVLNWVLGRCVERFRHKRWFPVSEAKLAKAQQSYLRYGHWSLLLSWVPIIGDPLTVVAGVMREPFWRFLLIVTLAKGMRYLVLAAVALGWT from the coding sequence ATGTTTGAACTCACCAGTTACCTGGGTCTTTTCTTGGCAGCGTTCGGTGCCGCCACGTTGCTGCCGATGCAGTCCGAGGCGGTTCTGGTTGGCATGTTGTTGTCCGATCGCTACGTCATTTCGACCCTGTTGGCGGTCGCCATAGTCGGTAACGTACTGGGCTCTGTACTGAACTGGGTGCTGGGCCGCTGCGTTGAGCGATTCCGCCACAAGCGCTGGTTCCCGGTGAGCGAGGCAAAGCTCGCAAAGGCCCAGCAGTCCTATCTGCGCTACGGGCACTGGTCGTTGTTGCTGAGCTGGGTGCCGATCATTGGCGATCCGCTGACCGTCGTTGCCGGCGTCATGCGCGAGCCTTTCTGGCGTTTCCTGCTGATCGTCACCCTGGCCAAAGGCATGCGTTATCTGGTGCTGGCCGCCGTGGCGCTGGGGTGGACATGA
- the hrpB gene encoding ATP-dependent helicase HrpB: protein MTSLPIDAALPALLKALHDRNEAVLQAPPGAGKTTRVPLALLDQPWLAGQTIVMLEPRRLAARAAAERMAKEVGEAVGETVGYRIRLESKIGPRTQIEVVTEGILARRLQDDPALDGVGVVIFDEYHLRNLDSDLALALCLSARELLRDEPPLKLLLMSATLEGARLSKVLNDAPVVTSEGRMYPVSTVWGNPYQPGERIDARVTDTCLAAINEQSGSVLVFLPGQAEIRRVAEDLKEQLSSRPEVIVCPLYGDLDLNAQRAAIDPAPKGSRKIVLATNIAETSLTIEGVRVVVDSGLERVPKFDPRSGMTRLDTQRISKASATQRAGRAGRLEPGICYRLWSESQHEQMAGYSTPEILQADLAALALQLARWGMKPEEMTWLDQPPSAPFGQARDLLKRLGALDNAGQLTAHGSAMSVLPAHPRIAHMLIKGNAMGLDDLACNIAALLGEKDILRGAGADLHTRLSALSGEQHARRSGGSLQRVKQSARQYRSLLRGKPSSPVSEPDHPRWVGCLLAFAYPDRIGLQRRASVSEYRLSNGRAAVFSEPDALTKHEWLVVADLGSRQGQREERIYLASDLDPALFDDELADLVRSVDEVDWDEREGVLKAERQLKVGQLILSTKPLPSLDEQTRSLALVNLVRRKGIELLPWNPELRQWQARVDLLRQLDIQNGQAESKWPDLSDTNLLDSLEEWLAPYLSKVTRLSHFSQLDLGSIVRNLLLWPLPQELEAQAPQTILVPSGSNIRIDYSQHPPILAVRLQELFGLAETPRIAQGKQPLILHLLSPARRPVQVTQDLANFWRSTYLEVKKDLKGRYPKHYWPEDPLVAEATARAKPRKP, encoded by the coding sequence ATGACCTCGTTGCCGATTGACGCCGCCTTGCCGGCTCTCCTCAAAGCTCTCCACGATCGCAATGAGGCCGTGCTGCAGGCGCCGCCCGGCGCCGGTAAAACCACACGCGTTCCGCTCGCGCTGCTGGATCAGCCGTGGCTGGCCGGGCAGACCATCGTCATGCTCGAACCCCGTCGACTGGCCGCTCGCGCAGCGGCAGAACGAATGGCAAAGGAAGTTGGGGAGGCGGTGGGCGAAACCGTCGGCTACCGAATTCGCCTTGAAAGCAAGATAGGCCCGCGAACCCAGATCGAAGTGGTGACTGAAGGTATCCTGGCTCGTCGGCTCCAAGATGACCCTGCACTGGATGGTGTGGGCGTGGTCATCTTCGATGAGTACCACCTTCGAAATCTTGACTCTGATCTTGCACTGGCTCTGTGCCTGAGTGCTCGCGAACTGCTGCGTGATGAGCCCCCGCTGAAGCTGCTCCTGATGTCCGCAACGCTGGAAGGCGCTCGCCTTTCAAAGGTGCTGAACGATGCGCCTGTGGTCACCAGTGAAGGGCGGATGTATCCGGTCTCGACGGTTTGGGGTAACCCATACCAGCCGGGCGAGCGAATCGATGCGCGAGTCACGGACACCTGCTTGGCCGCCATCAATGAACAGTCTGGAAGCGTTCTGGTTTTCCTTCCTGGGCAGGCAGAGATTCGGCGTGTGGCAGAAGACCTCAAGGAGCAGTTGAGCAGCCGTCCAGAGGTGATCGTATGCCCGCTGTACGGTGACCTCGACCTGAACGCTCAGCGTGCTGCTATTGACCCGGCACCCAAAGGCTCCCGGAAGATCGTACTGGCCACGAACATCGCCGAGACCAGCTTGACCATCGAAGGCGTCAGGGTCGTAGTGGACAGCGGTCTTGAGCGAGTACCGAAGTTCGATCCTCGCAGTGGAATGACCCGACTCGACACACAGCGTATCTCGAAGGCCAGCGCTACTCAGCGAGCAGGGCGGGCAGGGCGATTGGAACCAGGTATCTGCTATCGCCTATGGTCGGAATCGCAGCATGAGCAAATGGCCGGCTACAGCACACCTGAGATCCTGCAGGCGGATCTCGCAGCCTTGGCACTCCAGTTGGCCCGGTGGGGAATGAAGCCGGAAGAGATGACCTGGCTCGACCAACCGCCGTCAGCTCCTTTCGGCCAAGCCAGAGACCTGCTGAAACGCCTGGGTGCACTCGACAATGCTGGACAGCTCACAGCCCATGGATCAGCCATGAGCGTGCTCCCGGCACATCCTCGGATCGCTCACATGCTCATCAAAGGCAATGCTATGGGCTTGGATGACCTGGCGTGCAACATCGCGGCGCTGCTGGGTGAAAAGGACATCCTGCGTGGAGCAGGTGCCGACCTTCACACCAGGCTGAGTGCCTTGTCAGGCGAGCAACATGCACGTCGCAGCGGTGGCTCCCTCCAGCGGGTTAAGCAGTCTGCTCGGCAGTACCGATCCTTGCTGCGTGGGAAGCCCTCTAGCCCTGTCAGCGAGCCCGATCACCCAAGATGGGTAGGATGCCTCCTGGCGTTCGCCTATCCTGACCGAATCGGTCTGCAGAGGCGTGCGAGTGTATCCGAATACCGTCTCTCCAACGGTCGTGCTGCGGTGTTCTCAGAGCCCGATGCTCTCACCAAGCACGAGTGGTTGGTGGTGGCCGACCTGGGTAGCCGACAAGGGCAGCGCGAGGAGCGGATCTACCTGGCGAGTGACCTCGATCCGGCTTTGTTCGATGACGAGCTGGCTGACCTTGTGCGGTCTGTGGATGAGGTCGACTGGGACGAGAGGGAAGGAGTGCTCAAGGCAGAGCGGCAGTTGAAGGTTGGGCAACTCATCTTGTCGACGAAACCCTTGCCGAGTCTTGATGAGCAAACTCGTTCATTGGCGTTGGTCAACCTGGTGAGGCGCAAAGGAATTGAACTTCTGCCTTGGAACCCGGAGTTACGCCAATGGCAGGCGCGGGTCGATCTGCTGCGTCAGCTGGATATTCAAAATGGCCAGGCAGAAAGCAAGTGGCCTGATCTCAGCGATACGAACCTCCTGGATTCGCTTGAAGAATGGCTCGCGCCGTACTTGAGCAAAGTCACGAGACTCAGTCACTTCAGCCAGTTGGATTTGGGGTCGATAGTCAGAAACCTCCTGCTTTGGCCGCTTCCGCAGGAGCTGGAGGCTCAAGCGCCTCAGACGATCTTAGTGCCTTCCGGCTCGAATATCCGAATTGACTACTCGCAGCATCCACCCATCCTCGCTGTGCGGCTGCAGGAGCTGTTTGGCCTGGCAGAAACTCCACGCATAGCCCAGGGAAAACAGCCGCTGATTCTGCATCTTCTGTCGCCGGCCCGCAGGCCGGTACAGGTTACCCAGGATCTTGCGAACTTTTGGCGCAGCACCTACCTGGAAGTGAAGAAGGATCTTAAGGGCCGATACCCGAAGCACTATTGGCCCGAAGATCCATTGGTGGCAGAAGCGACTGCGAGAGCCAAGCCCAGGAAGCCTTGA
- a CDS encoding GNAT family N-acetyltransferase has product MPEAQQIVIRHATAQDSLCLAALGMQVFLDTYATEGIRNAIAQEVLDSFSPDNMSKIISESDSFIIVAEVNDHLVGFAQVAMSTDHDLISHESSAELQRLYVQEKFTGRGVGYRLLEEAETCAHLGGASLLWATVWIGNHRALAFYPRQGYEHLGSPSYTFQHETHQNQLFGKGLG; this is encoded by the coding sequence ATGCCTGAAGCGCAACAGATAGTTATTCGCCATGCGACGGCTCAAGACAGTCTGTGTCTGGCGGCACTTGGAATGCAGGTGTTTCTCGACACCTACGCTACAGAAGGGATTCGCAACGCTATCGCACAAGAAGTCTTGGACTCTTTCTCCCCAGATAACATGTCAAAAATCATCTCTGAATCGGACAGCTTTATTATCGTCGCCGAGGTTAACGACCACCTGGTCGGGTTCGCACAGGTGGCGATGAGCACCGATCATGATCTGATCTCTCATGAGAGTTCGGCCGAGTTGCAACGCCTTTATGTACAGGAGAAATTCACAGGACGAGGCGTCGGATACAGATTACTCGAAGAGGCCGAGACATGTGCCCACCTTGGCGGCGCATCCCTGCTCTGGGCCACTGTCTGGATTGGAAACCATCGTGCGCTCGCGTTCTATCCACGGCAGGGTTATGAACACCTTGGGTCTCCCTCGTATACTTTTCAACACGAGACGCACCAGAACCAGTTGTTCGGGAAAGGGTTGGGTTAG